The genomic window GCCATCGTTGCGGAATTCTTCGGAACGCCGATCGTCGGCATGGGCTTCCGCATCTCCACCGAGATCGGCCGCATGAATGTCGACATGGTCTGGGCGGAAATCGCCGTTGCGGCGCTGGCCGGCTCGATCTTCTATGGCGTCATTGCCCTGACGGAACGGGCGGTGACTTTCTGGCATCCGTCTATCCGTGGTGGCTAGGCGCGCACGGGGCTTCGCAAAAGGTCCGGGCATAACTTCAGAGGGTAAGGACAAGAAAATGAAAAAATTGATGGTTGCAATGATGGCAAGCGCCATGTCGCTGGCCGCGGCCCATGCGATGGCCGCCGATAAGGTGGTGCTGCAGCTGAAATGGGTCACACAGAGCCAGTTCGCCGGTTATTACGTCGCCAAGGAGAAGGGTTTCTACAAGGAAGAAGGCCTCGACGTCGACATCAAGCCGGGCGGCCCCGATATCGCCCCTGAGCAGGTGATCGCCGGCGGCGGCGCCGATGTCATTGTCGACTGGATGGGCGGCGCACTGGTTGCCCGCGAAAAAGGCGTTCCGCTCATCAACATCGCCCAGCCCTACCAGAAGTCGGGCCTGGAAATGATCTGCCGCAAGGACGGGCCGGTCAAGACCGAAGCCGACTTCAAGGGTCACACGCTCGGCGTCTGGTTCTTCGGCAACGAATATCCCTTCTTCGCCTGGATGAACAAGCTCGGCCTGTCCACGGAAGGCGGCGCGAACGGCGTCACCGTGCTGAAGCAGAGCTTTGACGTGCAGCCGCTCGTCCAGAAGCAGGCCGACTGCATCTCCGTCATGACCTATAACGAATACTGGCAGGCGATCGATGCCGGCTTCAAGCCGGAGGAACTGACGGTCTTCAACTATACGCAGATGGGCAACGACCTCCTGGAAGACGGCCTTTATGCGATGGGAGACAAGCTGAAAGACCCAGCCTTCAAGGAAAAGATGGTCAAGTTCGTCCGCGCCTCAATGAAGGGCTGGAAATATGCGACCGAGAACCCCGACGAAGCCGCCGAGATCGTCGTCGACAATGGCGGCCAGGACGAGAACCATCAGAAGCGCATGATGGGCGAAGTCGCCAAGCTTGTCGGCGACGGCTCCGGCAAGCTCGACGAGGCGCTCTATGCCCGCACGGCGAAGGCGCTGCTCGACCAGAAGATCATCAGCAAGGAGCCATCCGGCGCCTGGACGCACGACGTCACCGACGCCGCCTCCAAGTAATTACGCCAGCATGCGAAGCGAGACGCGCGGAAAGATTTCCGCGCGTTTTTTTATTTTTCGCACCGAGATGAAAAAAATGCCTCGCAACTGTCGCATTTATCCGGCGCCAAACGTCATTGATGCATGTCGCGCAAAACTGTGCAGCGGTTTTTCGGCTCGACATGCATAACAGGAGCTAACGCGCAGGCGAGAATTTGAAAGATCGCAATGCGCTTTAGGAGAGAAGCTCGATCAATCATCGTCATGTTCGCATAACCCTTCGATGATTGATTCAGGTTCTGATGGTAATTATTATGGGCGCATGGGGAATTGTTTTCCATCGGGCTTGCATATCGAGCAAATCGATACCAACTACAAGCCGATTTGCCGACGAGGGATGAAGACGGCAAATGATGTGTGGATACCCCTGAGAATGCAGGAAAGGCAGTGGCCTGGTCGCGAGCTGAAATGGCAGACGCGCGAGTTCGGCTAACCTTTTGACAAGATTGGACCAAGACGCATGGCACTTAAGCCGAACGGAATTCTAGGAACATCCGCACTCTTTGCAGCGCTCCTGGCTGCATCCACCGCATTTTCGCAGGAGGCGCCGGTCGCAAAGCCGCAGCAGAACCTGCCGGCGATCGTCGTCACCACGGCTGTCAATCGCACCCTCGTCGACCGTGTCATCGGCACGGGAACGGTCAAGCCCGTCGAGGAAGTCTATATCCAGCCGCAGGTCGAGGGCCTCTCGATCCGCACGCTGAAGGCTGATGTCGGCGATAAGGTCCAGGCGGAAAGCAGGCTGGCGACGCTGAACGACGACGCGCTGGTGCTGGAGAAGAGCCAGATGATGGCGACGAAGGCCAAGGGCGAGGCGAGCCTTGCCCAGCTGCGCGCACAACTCATCGAGGCGCAGGCCAATGCCGAACAGGCAAGGCAGCAGCAGGCCCGCGCCCAGGAAATGGGCAAGAAGGGCACGGTTTCCACCGCCCAGGTCGAGCAGGCCGATGCGACCGCCGCCGCCGCCAATGCCCGCGTCGTCTCCGCCGAACAGGCGATCGAGGTCGCCGAAGCCGATCTCAAGGTCTTCGACAGCCAGATCGCCGATGCGGATTTGAAGCTTGCGCGCACCGACGTGAAGACGCCGGTCGCCGGCACCGTCGCTGCTAAGAACGCCAAGGTCGGCGCCATTGCCGCCGGTAACGGCGATCCGCTGTTCACCATCATCCGCGACGGTGATGTCGAGCTCGTCGCCGAAGTCGCCGAAAGCGACATCGTCAGGGTCATGCCGGGTCAGAAGGCGACTGTTTCACTCTCCGGCAGCCGCGAAAAACTTTCCGGTTCCGTGCGTCTGGTTTCGCCGACCGTCGATCCGGTGACCCGCCTCGGCCTTGTCCACATCTCCATCGACGATGACAGCAAGGCGCGTTCCGGCATGTATGGCAGCGCCGAAATCATCGTGCGCGAGGCAGAGGGCGTATCGCTTCCCCTGACCGCGGTCCTTACCGGCACGGAGGGCTCCTCCGCCCGCAAGGTCGAGGACGGCGTGGTAAAATTCGCAAAGATCGAAACCGGCATTCAGGACGGCCCCTATGTCGAAATCATCAGTGGATTGAAGACCGGCGATGAGGTCGTCGCCAAGGCGGGCGCCTACGTCCGTGACGGCGACCACATCACGCCGGTGCGTGAGCAGCCCTCGGCTTCCAACTAAAGAGACCATCCGATGAATTTTTCAGCCTGGTCCATACGAAATCCCATCGCGCCGCTCCTGGCTTTCTGCCTGCTGATCTTCATCGGCATGCAGTCTTTCAACAAGCTGCCGATCACGCGCTTCCCGAACATCGACGTGCCGCTCGTTTCGATCAGCGTAACACAGAGCGGCGCCTCGCCGGCCGAACTCGAAATGCAGGTGACGAAGGAGATCGAAGATGCGATCGCCTCGATCACCGGCATCGACGAAATCCAGTCGACGGTGACCGACGGCAGCTCGCAGACCAACGTCATGTTCCGGATGGAAGTGCCGACGGAACAGGCCGTACAGGACGTCAAGGACGCGATCGACCGCATCCGCAGTGATCTGCCAGCGACAGCCGAAGCGCCTATCGTCACCAAGGTCGACGTCGAGGGCCAGGCGATCCAGACCTTCGCCGTTTCCTCGCCCGACATGTCGCTGGAAGAACTCTCCTGGTTCGTCGATGATACGATCAAGCGGGCGCTGCAGGGCCAGGCCGGTATCGGCCGTGTCGACCGTTACGGCGGCGCCGAGCGCGAAGTTCGCATCGAACTCACCCCCGACAAGCTGAACGCCCACGGCATCACCGCCGCGAGCGTGAACCAGCAGCTGCGCGGCACCAACGTCGACCTCGGCTCCGGCCGCGGCCAGGTAGCGGGTAGCGAACAGGCGATCCGCGTTCTCGGCGACGCTCGCAACGTCGCCGAGCTTGCCGACACGACGATTGCGCTGCCGAGCGGCCGTTTCGTCAAGCTATCCGATCTCGGCGTGATCAAGGATACCTACGAGGAGCCGAAATCCTTCTCGCGCTTCAACGATACGCCGGTTGTCACCTTCGGCGTCTTCCGCTCGAAGGGCGCCAGCGAAGTCAGCGTCGCCGAAACCGTGGCGCAGAGCCTCGACAAGGTCAGGGGCGAAAACCCGAACGTCAAGATCGAGATGATCGACGATTCGGTCTATTTCACATACGGCAACTACGAAGCCGCCATTCATACGCTGCTGGAAGGCGCACTGCTTGCCGTCATCGTCGTTCTTCTGTTCCTCAGGAACTGGCGGGCGACCCTGATTTCGGCGATTGCCCTTCCGCTGTCGGCCATACCGACCTTCTGGGTCATGGACATGATGGGCTTCTCGCTGAACCTCGTCAGCTTCCTCGCCTTGACGCTCGCGACAGGTATTCTCGTCGACGACGCCATTGTGGAAATCGAGAACATCGCCCGTCACATCAAGATGGGCAAGACGCCCTATCGAGCGGCGATCGAGGCGGCGGATGAAATCGGCCTCGCCGTCATCGCCACCACCTTCACCATCATTGCTGTCTTCGTGCCGGTTTCCTTCATGCCGGGCATTCCTGGCCAGTACTTCATCCAGTTCGGCCTGACCGTCGCCTTCTCCGTCTTCTTCTCGTTGCTGGTCGCGCGCCTCATCACCCCGATGATGGCCGCTTATCTGATGCGTGCCGAAGACGCGATGGAAGACCATCACGACAATGATGGCTTGCTGATGAAGGGCTATACGCGTCTTGTCAGCGGCACGACCCGCAAGTGGTATTGGCGTTATACAACTCTGATCGTAGCCTTTCTCTTGACGGTTGGGTCGGTCATCTCGCTGTTCATGTTCGTGCCCGGCAGCTTCCTGCCGGCGGAAGACGCGTCGCGCATCGTTCTCTCGGTCGAACTGCCGCCCAATGCGCGGCTCGACGACACCGAGAAGACGACCGATGCGATCTATAAAAGGGTCAAGGATATCAACGGCGTCGAAAGCGTCTTCGTTCTCGGCGGCGCATCGCCGAAGGGCGAGCTCGAACTGCGCCGCGCAACCATCACACTCGCGCTCGGCAAGCTCGACCAGTCGCTGGTCAAGAAGGTGGTCAACGACGTGATCGGCCATATCCCGGTCATCGGCCCGAAACTGCCGAAGGTGGACGTCCACGGCCGCGTGCGTCCGCAATGGGATATTGAAAAGGAAGTCTTCGCCAAGCTGGCCGACATTCCCGACGTCCACATCCTCAAGCTCAACGACCGCGGCGAACGCGACCTCTCCTTCAACTTCCTCTCCAAGAACGAGAAGGACCTGAATGAGGCTGTCGGCATTCTGGAATCGAAGCTCCGCGCCGATCCGCTGCTCGCCAATGTCAGCGCCGACGGCGCCCTGCCCCGTCCGGAACTGCAGGTCTACCCGCGCAAGGACGAGGCCGCCCGCCTCGGCATCACGCCGCAGCAGATCTCCGAGACGATCCGCGTCGCCACCATCGGCGATGTCGATGCGGCTCTCGCCAAGATCTCGCTCGACGATCGCCAGATCCCGATCCGCGTCCAGGCCGCGGTCGACATGCGCCGTGACCTTGCGGCCATTCGGGCGCTGAAGATCCAGACCGCCAGTGGCGGCACCGTTCCGCTTTCGAGCGTCGCCAATATCGACTATTCGGAAGGCGTGAGCTCGATCAAGCGCAACAACCGTTATCGCGTCGTCTCGATCGGTTCGGACCTGCCGCAGGGCGTGGCGCTCGATACGGCCTCAGCCCGTTTCCGCCAGATCGTCAACGACGCCAAGATCCCGGCCACGGTGCATCTTGCCGAAAGCGGCGATACCAAGGTGCAGACCGAAATGCAGCAGAGCTTCGTCAACGCCATGTTGATGGGCCTCCTGCTGGTGCTGACCGTGCTGATCCTGCTCTTCAAGGACGTGATCCAGCCCTTCACCATCCTGTTCTCGCTGCCGCTTGCCATCGGTGGTGTCGCGGCGGGCCTGATCGTCACCAGCAATCCGCTCTCCATGCCGGTCATGATCGGCATTCTGATGCTGATGGGCATCGTCACCAAGAACGCGATCCTGCTCGTCGATTTCGCGATCGAGATGCGCCATCAGGGTATGGGCCGCGTCGAGGCCATGGTCGAAGCCGGCCGCAAGCGCGCCCGGCCGATCATCATGACCTCGATCGCCATGTCGGCCGGCATGCTGCCGTCGGCGCTCGGCGTCGGCGAAGGCGGCTCGTTCCGTGCGCCGATGGCAATCGCGGTGATCGGCGGCATCATCGTCTCGACGGTGCTGTCCCTCGTCGTCGTGCCTTCCTTCTTCCTGATCATGGACGATCTGTCCCGCCTGCTCGGCTGGATGTTCGGCCGTCTGGTCGGCAGGAAGGACGAGGAAGAGCTGCCGCTGTCGCGCGAAGATCTCACCCGCGTTACCCGCGAGAACCGCACCGACATCGACTCGCTGGACGAGCGCCTGACCGCGATCGAGAAGCCGGAAAGCAAGCGCAAGGGCGCCAAAGACACCAATGTGCTTCGCCTGCCGCCCTTCGCGGCGGAGTGAGCAACGTCCAGTAAACGGACGGGCCGGGACGATCTCCCGGCCCGTTCGTTTTATCGGTCATCTCAGCATTTGACCGAAATCAATTCCGCCGCTTTCTCTTTCCCCTATCTTAGCCGGCATGCCGGCGTTTGCGAGTTCCAAATTTTGGTCTATATCCGCTAAATGTCTGACGCCACCTTGATTGATGGGTTCATTGCCTGGGGAACGAGGCTTGCAGCAACTCCGTCGTCAAGCTTGGGCATCGATGTTGAGGTTTTTACGCCCACGCCGAATCCAGCCGCCAAAATCGACTTTGAAAGCAGCGAACTTTTGGGGCGCATTACATTGTGGTCCGACGGGAATTTCTATGCCGAGGCAATTGACGCAGCAACATCAGCGACAATCCTTTCCCGTCAGGGCCACGCAGCGGCGAGCGCCACCTTCGGCGAGGAATTCAGCGATAT from Rhizobium sp. Pop5 includes these protein-coding regions:
- a CDS encoding ABC transporter substrate-binding protein, yielding MKKLMVAMMASAMSLAAAHAMAADKVVLQLKWVTQSQFAGYYVAKEKGFYKEEGLDVDIKPGGPDIAPEQVIAGGGADVIVDWMGGALVAREKGVPLINIAQPYQKSGLEMICRKDGPVKTEADFKGHTLGVWFFGNEYPFFAWMNKLGLSTEGGANGVTVLKQSFDVQPLVQKQADCISVMTYNEYWQAIDAGFKPEELTVFNYTQMGNDLLEDGLYAMGDKLKDPAFKEKMVKFVRASMKGWKYATENPDEAAEIVVDNGGQDENHQKRMMGEVAKLVGDGSGKLDEALYARTAKALLDQKIISKEPSGAWTHDVTDAASK
- a CDS encoding efflux RND transporter permease subunit, with the translated sequence MNFSAWSIRNPIAPLLAFCLLIFIGMQSFNKLPITRFPNIDVPLVSISVTQSGASPAELEMQVTKEIEDAIASITGIDEIQSTVTDGSSQTNVMFRMEVPTEQAVQDVKDAIDRIRSDLPATAEAPIVTKVDVEGQAIQTFAVSSPDMSLEELSWFVDDTIKRALQGQAGIGRVDRYGGAEREVRIELTPDKLNAHGITAASVNQQLRGTNVDLGSGRGQVAGSEQAIRVLGDARNVAELADTTIALPSGRFVKLSDLGVIKDTYEEPKSFSRFNDTPVVTFGVFRSKGASEVSVAETVAQSLDKVRGENPNVKIEMIDDSVYFTYGNYEAAIHTLLEGALLAVIVVLLFLRNWRATLISAIALPLSAIPTFWVMDMMGFSLNLVSFLALTLATGILVDDAIVEIENIARHIKMGKTPYRAAIEAADEIGLAVIATTFTIIAVFVPVSFMPGIPGQYFIQFGLTVAFSVFFSLLVARLITPMMAAYLMRAEDAMEDHHDNDGLLMKGYTRLVSGTTRKWYWRYTTLIVAFLLTVGSVISLFMFVPGSFLPAEDASRIVLSVELPPNARLDDTEKTTDAIYKRVKDINGVESVFVLGGASPKGELELRRATITLALGKLDQSLVKKVVNDVIGHIPVIGPKLPKVDVHGRVRPQWDIEKEVFAKLADIPDVHILKLNDRGERDLSFNFLSKNEKDLNEAVGILESKLRADPLLANVSADGALPRPELQVYPRKDEAARLGITPQQISETIRVATIGDVDAALAKISLDDRQIPIRVQAAVDMRRDLAAIRALKIQTASGGTVPLSSVANIDYSEGVSSIKRNNRYRVVSIGSDLPQGVALDTASARFRQIVNDAKIPATVHLAESGDTKVQTEMQQSFVNAMLMGLLLVLTVLILLFKDVIQPFTILFSLPLAIGGVAAGLIVTSNPLSMPVMIGILMLMGIVTKNAILLVDFAIEMRHQGMGRVEAMVEAGRKRARPIIMTSIAMSAGMLPSALGVGEGGSFRAPMAIAVIGGIIVSTVLSLVVVPSFFLIMDDLSRLLGWMFGRLVGRKDEEELPLSREDLTRVTRENRTDIDSLDERLTAIEKPESKRKGAKDTNVLRLPPFAAE
- a CDS encoding efflux RND transporter periplasmic adaptor subunit encodes the protein MALKPNGILGTSALFAALLAASTAFSQEAPVAKPQQNLPAIVVTTAVNRTLVDRVIGTGTVKPVEEVYIQPQVEGLSIRTLKADVGDKVQAESRLATLNDDALVLEKSQMMATKAKGEASLAQLRAQLIEAQANAEQARQQQARAQEMGKKGTVSTAQVEQADATAAAANARVVSAEQAIEVAEADLKVFDSQIADADLKLARTDVKTPVAGTVAAKNAKVGAIAAGNGDPLFTIIRDGDVELVAEVAESDIVRVMPGQKATVSLSGSREKLSGSVRLVSPTVDPVTRLGLVHISIDDDSKARSGMYGSAEIIVREAEGVSLPLTAVLTGTEGSSARKVEDGVVKFAKIETGIQDGPYVEIISGLKTGDEVVAKAGAYVRDGDHITPVREQPSASN